A stretch of Geobacter sp. DNA encodes these proteins:
- a CDS encoding cupin domain-containing protein, whose translation MERGERPWGTYTVLEENRNYKIKRIEVLPGKRLSLQKHHHRSEHWIVVSGTAKVTCGEREYMVNINESTFIPIGESHRLENPGMIPLVIIEVQSGEYLGEDDIIRFQDDFHRCAEGSAS comes from the coding sequence GTGGAGCGAGGTGAACGGCCCTGGGGGACCTATACGGTCCTGGAAGAGAACAGGAACTACAAGATCAAACGGATCGAGGTGCTGCCGGGCAAGCGGCTGTCGCTGCAGAAGCATCACCACCGGAGCGAACACTGGATCGTGGTCTCCGGCACTGCCAAGGTGACCTGCGGCGAGCGCGAATATATGGTCAACATCAACGAGTCGACCTTTATTCCGATCGGCGAGAGCCACCGTCTGGAAAATCCGGGCATGATCCCGCTGGTGATCATCGAGGTGCAGAGCGGCGAATATCTGGGGGAGGACGACATTATCCGCTTCCAGGACGATTTCCACCGCTGCGCCGAGGGGAGCGCCTCCTAG
- the rfbD gene encoding dTDP-4-dehydrorhamnose reductase yields MILVVGAEGMLGRDLMEVLPGEVRGVDLPEIDITSFESVLEVVGRYRPQVIVNAAAYTDVDGCETQAELAMQVNGEGVAILAMAAKESGAKLVQVSTDYVFDGNKGTPYLEDDPVAPLSVYGESKLAGEMNARFAPGALIVRTQWLYGLHGKNFVETMLRLGREKDELAVVNDQVGSPTWTVDLARAIRVLIERDCSGIYHAANSGFCTWNEFARTIFAEAGLSVRVNPLNTEQLGRPARRPLYSTLECGKLVQDTGFQLQPWQKALGQYLQLRRENAA; encoded by the coding sequence ATGATTCTTGTTGTCGGAGCGGAGGGGATGCTGGGGCGCGACCTGATGGAGGTCCTGCCCGGTGAGGTGCGGGGTGTGGACCTGCCCGAGATCGATATCACTTCGTTCGAGTCGGTGCTGGAGGTGGTGGGGCGGTACCGGCCGCAGGTAATCGTCAATGCCGCTGCCTATACCGATGTGGATGGCTGCGAGACCCAGGCGGAACTGGCGATGCAGGTCAATGGCGAAGGGGTGGCGATTCTCGCCATGGCTGCCAAGGAGAGCGGTGCCAAGCTGGTGCAGGTGAGCACCGATTATGTGTTCGACGGCAACAAGGGGACTCCCTACCTGGAGGATGATCCTGTCGCCCCCTTGAGCGTCTATGGCGAGTCAAAGCTCGCCGGCGAGATGAATGCCCGGTTCGCGCCCGGGGCGTTGATCGTCCGGACCCAGTGGCTCTACGGCTTGCATGGCAAGAACTTCGTCGAAACCATGCTCCGCTTGGGCCGGGAAAAGGACGAGCTGGCTGTGGTGAACGACCAGGTCGGGTCCCCCACCTGGACGGTGGACCTTGCCCGCGCCATCCGGGTGCTCATCGAACGGGACTGCAGCGGCATCTACCATGCCGCAAACAGCGGTTTTTGCACCTGGAACGAATTCGCCCGGACGATCTTTGCCGAGGCCGGCCTTTCGGTGCGGGTCAACCCGCTCAACACGGAGCAGCTGGGTCGCCCGGCGCGGCGGCCGCTCTATTCCACCCTGGAGTGCGGCAAACTGGTGCAGGACACCGGCTTTCAGCTCCAACCCTGGCAGAAGGCGCTCGGTCAGTACCTTCAGTTGCGCCGGGAGAACGCGGCTTAA
- the rfbB gene encoding dTDP-glucose 4,6-dehydratase: MTAPSTPCALLVTGGAGFIGANFIHSFLAANPGCRVVNLDLLTYAGNLENLKGIEGNPSYRFVRGDIGDAALVANLLKEESIDAVVHFAAESHVDRSISGPEIFIRTNVLGTQVLLEESRKHWQSGVRSRFRYLQVSTDEVYGSLGATGFFTEGTPLAANSPYSASKAGADLLVRAYHETYGMPVLTTRCSNNYGPYQFPEKLIPLLIHNIVARKPLPVYGDGQNVRDWLHVCDHAEAIEQVLKRGEPGQVFNIGGNNEWKNIDIVNLVCDLLDERLGRADGENRGLITFVKDRPGHDRRYAIDAAKIRATLGWEPSYTFERGIAETIDWYLANQEWVADVTSGAYRDYYSSQYGEGQ; the protein is encoded by the coding sequence ATGACAGCACCATCCACCCCTTGCGCACTGCTCGTGACCGGCGGCGCAGGGTTTATCGGGGCCAATTTCATCCATTCGTTTCTCGCTGCCAATCCCGGCTGCCGGGTGGTCAACTTGGACCTGTTGACCTATGCCGGAAACCTGGAGAACCTGAAGGGGATCGAAGGGAACCCGTCTTACCGCTTCGTGCGGGGGGATATCGGTGATGCCGCGTTGGTGGCGAACCTCCTCAAGGAAGAGTCGATCGACGCAGTGGTTCATTTTGCCGCCGAATCCCATGTGGACCGCTCCATCAGCGGCCCGGAGATCTTCATCAGGACCAACGTGCTGGGGACCCAGGTGCTGCTGGAAGAGTCGCGCAAGCACTGGCAATCGGGGGTGCGCTCCAGGTTCCGCTATCTGCAGGTTTCCACGGATGAGGTCTACGGGAGCCTTGGAGCGACAGGCTTCTTCACGGAAGGGACCCCGCTGGCCGCCAATTCTCCCTATTCAGCCAGCAAGGCCGGTGCGGATTTGCTGGTGCGGGCCTATCACGAAACCTATGGCATGCCGGTCCTCACCACGCGTTGTTCCAATAATTATGGCCCCTACCAGTTCCCGGAAAAGCTGATCCCGCTCCTGATCCACAATATCGTCGCCCGCAAGCCCCTGCCGGTCTACGGCGACGGCCAGAATGTCCGCGACTGGCTCCACGTGTGCGATCATGCCGAGGCGATCGAGCAGGTGCTGAAGCGCGGCGAGCCGGGCCAGGTCTTCAATATCGGCGGCAACAACGAATGGAAGAACATCGACATCGTCAACCTGGTCTGCGATCTGCTCGACGAACGGCTCGGCCGGGCTGACGGTGAAAACCGGGGGCTGATCACCTTTGTCAAGGACCGGCCCGGACACGACCGCCGCTATGCCATCGATGCGGCAAAGATCCGCGCCACCCTGGGCTGGGAGCCTTCCTACACCTTCGAGCGGGGTATCGCCGAGACCATCGACTGGTATCTGGCCAACCAGGAGTGGGTGGCCGACGTGACCTCCGGGGCGTATCGCGACTACTATTCGAGCCAGTACGGAGAGGGGCAGTAA